The following nucleotide sequence is from Dunckerocampus dactyliophorus isolate RoL2022-P2 chromosome 7, RoL_Ddac_1.1, whole genome shotgun sequence.
CATTTGGTTGGACATCAGCTCTGTGAATCATGCTTGAAATCCTATCGCGAAAAccatttgtgacattcaaataaaattcacgAAAATTGGGAATTGCAGATGGTGGTGGAAAGCGAAGGAAAGAGCGAATCTCAACATTATTAAATCTTTCACGGTTTGTGACATGCATGTCATCACTAGTGCAAGGTGCTGGAACATTAACAGCCgcactatttgtgttgtttatccccATAGATGTGGATTGACCCTCATTACTCTGATTGATGACGCTCTCTGTCTGTTCACcctcgcccccaccccccacctgatGACCTCTTTCCAGAatgttgagtgcatcacaacactgactgtctgatggagaccaagggtcatctatttgactgttgagtgcatcacaacactgactgtctgatggagaccacgggtcatctatttgactgttgagtgcatcacaacactgactgtctgatggagaccaaGGTCCTGAGTCAACATTGCTTTGCGATACGGGCGAAGGAATGGGGGAGGGGTATCTGTACATTTGGAGTAAGGAAATTAGCTCATCAGgggatggaagaaaaacttctcCCCCTCTTTCAGGTGAATCATGCTGAGGCAGAATTGGACTGTTTCGGGGAGAACCCTGATTAGCCCCGCCTTCGGATCTTTCTCGGTTTATCTCAGAGATCAAGTGGAGGAGATGCTCTCTAATTTCAGGGGAATTGTTGTGATCTGGTTCAGCCATTTGTCTTTATCACCCGATCAAAAATTAGTCTTCAAATTGCAACCTGCGATGGACTCTTTGTGGCAGTGTTCTTTGTTCACGAGTGGCACGTCTAGCGTTAGCTGAATATGAATTGACAGAATGCCTGCGTCTAACGTTCTGTCTAAGTTGATTATATATATTCTCAATCATGCGGCGATTTAAACATGCTAtatcatacatgtatcttctgaaCACTTGTTCGACAATTAGCACAGAGGTGTTGAAATCCACTGTTTCAATTCCATCACTGTCTGAGACTATATCCCTCTGATTTAGAGCTTGCATGTCAACATATTCACTTTCACTATctggaaaataatgaaatcTTTCCTGGTTGTAGACTCCAGCGTCAGATGTCTCCTCCTGTCCCGTTTCTTGTCCCACATCggactctgctgtgttttcctcGAATTCTGTGTCGTTTTCTCCCTCTGTCACATCCAGCGTTGAGGGGGTCAGTGGCGCAATCCCTATAACAGAGCAGACTCTGTTATTCATCAACatttacacagtacatacagagataattgttgacataaatatgaattcattaaaACCGACACACATTTGTTTAACTTACCGTGACTTGAGTTTGGACTTGTAAACCccacaataaaatgcagtggGTTTTGGACCGGCGGTGTTAAAGTGTTTTCCACGAATCCCGAAGTCTGTCCCCAAACTCCCCCGTCTATCGTAGAGCGATCGCCCTCTGCAAATCCTGTGTCAGAGAGGATCTTGTTAGtcatcagcatttacacaaaacataaagAGCTAATTCCCGACATCATCCTGTATTAAACTAAACCTACACACGATTGTTTACCTTGTGCCTGGTTTTGAGGCGTTATAAAGTCCACATTAAATCCCTGCATTGGGTTTTGGACCGGTGACACTAGGGCCACTGGTGGCGGTGAAGTCAGATCGATCACTGGAAATCAAACAtactcaatttattttattttccccaatatatattatataatcaacatcctggctctctctctctctctctctctctctctctctctctctctcagaggTAGAGAGACatgcgcactcacacacacacacacacacacacacacacacacacacacacacacgcacacaggcacgcacgcacacaggcacgcacacacacaggcacgcacacacacgcaccctgaGAAACATAAACCTCTAAAAGAAATTTCTTTCAGCTACATGATTTGAAAACGTACCTTCAATTGGTGAAGATGCAGCTCTCctgtaagtagaaaaaaaaatttacctttcaggctaaacaccctagataaattatatacaatatgaaaCTTACGTACATGCAACAGCCCATGTCAATGTCCGATGTCTTGTAGTCGTCTCCAGGCTCTGTGTTCAAACTCTCTGTCTTGACGTTGTTCGCTGATTTTTGCGAGTGATCTGGAAACCTACCGTCGACACTTGCCTTTTATACCATTTTATACACTAGGAGAGGAATGTTTAAGtgccagatatgttttttaaagcctcaaTCACATTGTCTTTTTTATACAAACCATGAGGCCCCTAGTATTGATTAGAGCTAGCTAAAAAAGACCCCGCCACGGATCAGTCCAAAGAAACCCCCATCTACTATAAAAATggtattaaaatgatctcatgtgaaccatggGCCCCCGCTATTGGCACGGGAGCCATGAGGCCCCCGCTATTGATTATAGTTacctaaaaaacacccccatgagatatgttttttaaaactacaagcACATTGTCTTCTCCCGTGGGAAAACGAGACACCctattgatattatatatttcacacaCCCGAGACAGCACCCCaccattctttctttttgcttgaGAGACCCCCACAGATCACGCCCAGGAAATCCccatctactacaaaaatggcgcgagtattaaaatgatctcatgtgaaccacgGGGCCCCAACCTAATGATCATAGTTAGctaaaaaacacccccccatcagatatgtttCTTCATCGCCCCAAGCAGATCCTGTTCCCCAGGAAACATGAGACCCCCACCATTCTTTCTGCTTGAGAGACTCCATACACTAAACCCAGAATGCCCCCACAtaccccctccccttccctccACAGCCAGTGAGAGGTGTCTCCCACAAAAATGGCGCGACTATTAAAacgatctcatgtgaaccatgAGGCCCCCGCTAATGATTATAGTTAGCTAAAAAACACcccccatcagatatgttttttaaaaccacaaGCACATTGTCTTCTCCCGTGGGAAGTCGAGGCCCACCttattgatattatatatttcacacaCCCGAGACAGCACCCCaccattctttctttttgcttgaGAGACCCCCACAGATCACGCCCAGGAAATCCccatctactacaaaaatggcgcgagtattaaaatgatctcatgtgaaccacgGGGCCCAACCTAATGATCATAGTTAGctaaaaaacacccccccatcagatatgtttCTTCATCGCCCCAAGCAGATCCTGTTCCCCAGGAAACATGAGACCCCCACCATTCTTTCTGCTTGAGAGACTCCATACACTAAACCCAGAATGCCCCCACAtaccccctccccttccctccACAGCCAGTGAGAGGTGTCTCCCACAAAAATGGCGCGAGTATTAAAacgatctcatgtgaaccatgAGGCCCCCGCTAATGATTATAGTTAGCTAAAAAACACcccccatcagatatgttttttaaaaccacaaGCACATTGTCTTCTCCCGTGGGAAGTCGAGGCCCACCttattgatattatatatttcacacaCCCGAGACAGCACCCCaccattctttctttttgcttcaGAGACCCCCACAGATCACGCCCAGGAAATCCCCATCTACTATAAAAATGGTATTAAAacgatctcatgtgaaccatgaggcccccgctattgattatagtttcctaaaaaacacccccatcagatatgttttttaaaaccacaaGCACATTGTCTTCTACCGTGGGAAGTCGAGGCCCACCTTATTCATAATATAtaccgcacacacccacacactcaagagtcacacacacacacacacacacacacacacacacacacacacacatcagccccCAAGAATCTCGCCCAcaccccccctccccttccgcaGCCCTCTAAGACCTCTCTActcacagttttaaaaaatgatgtcatctgatgtgtcaagtcatcaatcatattttgacagttagtttctgacgattatttttaatgattaaatttatatgacgtcatcacattttgtcacttAGTTACTCTAAATTTCTCTTGCATGGCTCAGGCAGTAGAGTGGTCTCCCATCCTCCAGGTTGCTGGGTCATCAGCTGTGTCATCATTTTGAAGGTACCTAGAAGGTAAgcactatacaagtgaaagtccaGTTCCCATTTCAGTTGCTCAACTTTAGAAGCATTCCACTCTGGAGCTTCCACAAGAGTTATTTCAGGAAAAGGATTCGTTCAACTTAGCCCACCTCAACTGAAACAtgaacttttaaaaaagaaaacatttgaaaaacccGTCCTGGTCCGCCGTGTTcctcttattactaaaaagtgcccgcttaagttgACGTCAACATACAtggttttttgcttttgtcgaTATAAAATGTGAGAGCCAGAGGGCTCATTTCTATGTAAAATGGGTCAGTTTGTGTCgacgtgttgtagtattgttagaTTTGTAGTTAtgttaaaatcaataaaaacaaggAAGGGTGGGGGATGCAACAGCCTGTTATTGCCCATTTTTCTGAATGTCACAAAGTCACAAATGTGCAAGTAAAGGCATTATGTCAGCTTCAGtcaacttaaaggaaaagtgcacttttttggaatttggcccaacagccacaatccttatatgagacatgaacacacgtcttttccttttctgtgcattcgaaagacaaaaaaacagctagcaccATGCAGCttacaatgcacgtaatgggacgcacctattcctcCTATAAAAAAAGTGCCAAcggtgttccatttacatagtgtgacctgcatattaaccaaactacagctacattgttattgtaggagctaacagCAAAAAACGACTTTTATGGCACAGTGACACAGCGCCttgctcacaacgcctcacgccactaccgaaaggtaaagGACCCACTCCATAAAAAAGGAGTGGGTGAATAAAAAAGggttagcccacattccatgttttgtttatacatgacgagatgtactgtgttgtgatatcatgtacTATGtactccatgtatcacaatcaatatcatggtgacttactcaaTGGACAGTTGTCCGCCTGGTCCAGCCGGCCTTGGGCGTCATTTCCAGTTGATGTGAAAAGGTTTTTACCACGGCAGGGTTTGTTAAACAATTCTTAATtggttgtgatgcagtctcttggagcagtgtcctcctctCCATACATGtaaagcctttcca
It contains:
- the LOC129184718 gene encoding uncharacterized protein LOC129184718 is translated as MGCCMRAASSPIEVIDLTSPPPVALVSPVQNPMQGFNVDFITPQNQAQGFAEGDRSTIDGGVWGQTSGFVENTLTPPVQNPLHFIVGFTSPNSSHGIAPLTPSTLDVTEGENDTEFEENTAESDVGQETGQEETSDAGVYNQERFHYFPDSESEYVDMQALNQRDIVSDSDGIETVDFNTSVLIVEQVFRRYMYDIACLNRRMIENIYNQLRQNVRRRHSVNSYSANARRATREQRTLPQRVHRRLQFED